A part of Verrucomicrobiota bacterium genomic DNA contains:
- a CDS encoding ssDNA-binding domain-containing protein, with protein sequence MSKDIYQIITERFIEQLKKGTVPWQKPWAGVQNIVSKKPYRGINSLILGGSEFQSAYWLTFKQAHDLGGNIKKGEKATPVIYYKLFEKRDDHGNMILGSNGRPTRIPFIRWSNAFNLDQTEGIEAPAQTIVQNPLQPLERAAKIVEGAKICPIYHTGFVAAYSPAEDSIRMPAQKTFRSSEAYYQTLFHEMTHSTGHSSRLDREGITLPVKFGSERYSKEELIAELGASFLSNEAGILNQVQFDNSAAYLGSWIEKFQNDPKMIFTASSQAQRSTDFILGIEQKESLGESQSPAGLAAPKPEEVLAQKTLGQMSLRKGLHL encoded by the coding sequence GTGAGCAAGGACATCTACCAGATTATCACCGAGCGGTTCATCGAACAGCTCAAGAAAGGAACCGTCCCATGGCAGAAGCCCTGGGCGGGAGTCCAGAACATCGTCTCCAAGAAACCCTACCGAGGGATCAATTCCCTCATCTTGGGTGGGAGCGAGTTCCAGTCTGCCTACTGGCTGACCTTCAAGCAGGCCCACGACCTTGGTGGAAATATCAAGAAGGGTGAAAAGGCCACACCCGTCATCTACTACAAGCTCTTCGAGAAACGGGATGACCACGGAAACATGATCCTGGGGAGCAATGGACGCCCCACTCGGATCCCCTTCATCCGCTGGAGCAATGCCTTCAATCTCGACCAGACCGAGGGGATCGAAGCCCCGGCTCAGACAATCGTCCAGAACCCCCTCCAACCTCTCGAAAGGGCAGCTAAAATCGTTGAGGGGGCCAAAATCTGTCCGATCTACCACACCGGATTTGTGGCTGCCTATTCCCCGGCAGAGGACTCGATCCGAATGCCGGCTCAAAAGACCTTCCGCAGCAGCGAGGCCTACTACCAGACCCTCTTCCATGAGATGACGCACTCCACGGGTCATTCCTCCCGGCTCGACCGGGAGGGAATCACCCTGCCGGTGAAGTTCGGATCGGAGCGATACTCCAAGGAGGAGTTGATCGCAGAGCTGGGGGCCTCCTTCCTCTCGAACGAGGCGGGGATCCTGAACCAAGTTCAGTTCGATAATTCAGCTGCCTACTTGGGCTCCTGGATCGAGAAGTTCCAGAATGATCCAAAGATGATCTTCACAGCTTCTTCACAGGCTCAGAGGAGTACAGATTTCATCCTCGGGATCGAGCAGAAGGAGTCCCTTGGGGAATCGCAGTCTCCGGCAGGTCTGGCAGCCCCCAAACCCGAAGAAGTCCTAGCCCAAAAAACCCTGGGCCAGATGTCCCTGCGGAAAGGCCTCCATCTATGA
- the glgX gene encoding glycogen debranching protein GlgX, producing the protein MRAAFHHTHEYGGFRLRYGHALPYGASHVPGGVNFSIYSSHATSCTLVLFRKGESAPYAEIPFPPECKIGDVYTMIVYDLDYEETEYGFRMEGPYDPKAGNLFDPKRILLDPYAREIGGRDVWLSQPPEEEVYPHRARMPYEDFDWGHDRPINLPVQDLVIYEMHVRGFTRHPSSGVRHPGTYEGIIEKIPYLQSIGVNCVELMPVFEFDEYENKRINPETGNRLCNYWGYSTVGFYAPKSGYAATGHHGNQVSEFKGMIKALHAAGISVILDVVFNHTAEGDLRGPTISFRGIDNQTYYMLNPDGSYANYTGCGNTLNCNHPVVRSFVLDCLHYWVSEFHIDGFRFDLASVLGRDRNGHPLANPPLLEALALDPILAGCDLIAEAWDAGGLYQVGNFPSYGRWMEWNGHFRDAARRFLKGDSGVAGEMVQCILGSPSLYASSGRKPTASVNFLTCHDGFTLRDLFTYNDKHNLANGEENRDGANDNNCWNCGVEGETDDPEVNALRARFQRNAMALLFLSQGVPMLSMGDELGRTQNGNNNAYCHDEEWNWLDWTQEQEGGEALGLKRFVGLMADFRRQHSQLHRTEFFTGMDVQGCGYPDIGWHGVKPRQPDWGSDSRSVAFMIAGKMDESYGPETDFIYAAFNMWHEPLSYGLPKLPSGMRWSLVVDTARPSPDDFYEPGSEQLIADQSTITLTERSVIVLIGNRSGRLG; encoded by the coding sequence ATGCGCGCTGCCTTTCATCACACTCATGAGTACGGAGGATTCCGGCTGCGTTACGGACATGCCCTTCCTTACGGGGCGAGTCATGTGCCGGGCGGGGTGAATTTCTCGATCTACTCCTCCCACGCCACCTCCTGCACGCTTGTGCTCTTCCGCAAAGGGGAGTCCGCTCCCTATGCGGAAATCCCTTTCCCCCCTGAGTGTAAGATCGGCGATGTGTACACCATGATTGTCTACGATCTGGACTACGAAGAGACAGAATACGGCTTCCGGATGGAGGGACCCTATGATCCGAAGGCCGGAAACCTTTTCGATCCGAAGCGAATTTTGCTCGATCCCTATGCTCGTGAAATCGGTGGACGCGACGTCTGGCTCTCCCAGCCTCCCGAAGAGGAGGTCTATCCGCACCGGGCACGGATGCCCTACGAGGATTTCGACTGGGGGCATGACCGTCCGATCAATTTACCCGTTCAGGATCTGGTGATCTACGAGATGCATGTGCGCGGGTTCACTCGCCATCCCTCCTCTGGTGTCAGGCATCCGGGAACCTACGAGGGGATCATTGAGAAAATCCCCTACCTCCAGTCAATCGGCGTGAATTGCGTGGAGTTGATGCCAGTTTTCGAGTTCGACGAGTACGAGAACAAACGGATCAATCCCGAGACCGGCAACCGTCTTTGTAACTACTGGGGATATAGTACTGTCGGTTTCTATGCGCCGAAGAGCGGATATGCGGCGACCGGTCACCACGGAAACCAGGTCTCCGAGTTCAAGGGCATGATCAAGGCGCTCCATGCCGCCGGCATCTCCGTGATCCTCGACGTGGTCTTCAATCACACTGCCGAGGGAGATTTGCGCGGGCCTACGATCTCCTTCCGGGGTATCGACAATCAGACCTATTACATGCTCAACCCGGACGGGAGCTACGCGAACTACACCGGCTGCGGCAACACACTGAACTGCAATCACCCTGTGGTCCGCTCCTTCGTGCTCGATTGCCTGCACTACTGGGTCTCCGAGTTCCATATCGACGGGTTCCGCTTCGATCTTGCCTCTGTGCTGGGACGCGATCGCAACGGCCATCCTCTGGCCAATCCTCCCCTGCTCGAGGCTCTGGCCCTTGACCCTATCCTGGCGGGCTGCGATCTCATTGCCGAGGCTTGGGATGCAGGCGGACTCTACCAGGTCGGGAACTTCCCCTCCTATGGGCGATGGATGGAATGGAACGGCCATTTCCGCGACGCGGCGCGACGTTTCCTGAAAGGGGATTCGGGCGTTGCTGGCGAGATGGTGCAGTGCATCTTGGGTTCCCCTAGTCTCTACGCATCCTCTGGCAGGAAGCCTACCGCTTCCGTGAATTTCCTGACCTGCCATGACGGCTTCACTCTACGCGATCTCTTCACGTACAATGACAAGCACAACCTGGCCAACGGAGAGGAAAACCGCGACGGGGCGAATGATAACAACTGCTGGAACTGTGGAGTCGAAGGGGAAACCGACGATCCCGAGGTGAATGCCCTGCGCGCACGATTCCAGCGCAACGCCATGGCTTTGCTCTTCCTGAGCCAGGGGGTGCCAATGCTTTCCATGGGTGATGAACTGGGCCGCACCCAAAACGGTAACAATAACGCCTACTGCCACGACGAGGAGTGGAACTGGCTCGACTGGACTCAGGAGCAAGAGGGAGGGGAAGCCTTGGGACTAAAGCGTTTTGTAGGCCTGATGGCCGATTTTCGTCGTCAGCATAGCCAGCTGCACAGGACGGAATTTTTTACAGGCATGGATGTTCAGGGATGTGGCTATCCCGACATCGGTTGGCATGGGGTGAAGCCGCGACAGCCTGACTGGGGTTCTGACAGCCGATCGGTCGCTTTCATGATCGCCGGAAAAATGGATGAATCCTACGGCCCGGAGACTGACTTCATCTATGCCGCCTTTAACATGTGGCACGAACCCCTTTCCTACGGGCTGCCGAAGCTGCCCTCCGGAATGCGATGGAGTCTTGTGGTTGACACGGCCCGGCCCTCGCCAGACGACTTTTATGAGCCTGGCTCCGAACAACTCATCGCCGATCAGTCCACTATCACCCTAACCGAGCGCTCTGTGATCGTCCTGATCGGGAACAGATCAGGACGGTTGGGGTAG
- a CDS encoding AAA family ATPase: protein MTDPTLIQKLSGLEGYLSSKIKGQSHVIPRVCSVLERGELGLQPPEKPLGSFLFLGPTGVGKTELTLEFSRYLFGEGEIHRFDMSEFQHLDSVKLFLGDESGHPGRLGKVLAENSKGVLLFDEIEKAHRLIWDLFLQMLDAARITLADHQTHDLSGFFIVCTSNIGSQQLLRPTRLPFATLERAVLSELHRHFRPELIGRFDEKIVFRPLSSETQRVIARLVINEELARFREKGFDLSLSDEAVEFLVRKGIHRTLGARPMKRTTQKYIGDAIRMALRSGEGVSGVVGVGAEGDLLSVDSLPVK, encoded by the coding sequence ATGACCGATCCAACCCTCATTCAGAAACTCTCCGGCTTGGAGGGATACCTTTCCTCTAAAATCAAGGGACAGAGCCATGTCATCCCCAGAGTTTGCTCCGTCTTGGAGAGGGGAGAGCTTGGACTCCAGCCTCCTGAGAAGCCTTTGGGATCGTTCTTATTCCTGGGGCCTACCGGCGTGGGAAAGACCGAACTGACCTTGGAGTTCTCAAGATACCTTTTCGGTGAGGGAGAGATCCATCGCTTCGACATGTCGGAGTTTCAGCATCTCGACAGCGTGAAGCTCTTTCTTGGAGATGAATCCGGCCACCCAGGACGATTGGGCAAGGTACTTGCAGAGAACAGCAAGGGCGTCCTCCTCTTCGATGAAATCGAGAAGGCTCACCGGTTGATCTGGGATCTCTTCCTCCAGATGCTTGATGCTGCTCGGATTACCCTAGCAGATCATCAGACCCATGATCTGAGCGGATTCTTTATTGTCTGCACCAGCAACATTGGCTCCCAGCAGTTGCTCCGACCGACCCGATTGCCCTTTGCGACCTTGGAGCGGGCTGTCTTATCGGAACTTCACCGCCATTTCCGGCCAGAGCTGATCGGGAGGTTTGATGAGAAGATCGTCTTTAGACCCCTATCTTCGGAGACCCAGCGCGTGATTGCCCGTTTGGTCATCAACGAGGAGTTGGCGAGGTTCCGCGAGAAGGGCTTTGATCTCAGCCTCTCAGACGAAGCCGTGGAGTTCCTTGTCAGGAAGGGGATTCATCGCACTTTGGGTGCTCGTCCGATGAAACGGACTACTCAGAAATATATTGGCGATGCGATCCGGATGGCTCTGAGGAGTGGAGAAGGGGTGAGTGGAGTGGTTGGGGTTGGTGCTGAAGGGGATTTACTGAGTGTCGACAGTCTGCCTGTTAAGTAA
- the aspS gene encoding aspartate--tRNA ligase: MHYRDCLCGALRPSDIGRDLTLSGWVASRRDHGGVIFIDLRDRDGITQVVFRPEVHAEAAAAAHSLRSEDVITVTGHVTARLAGTENPKLPTGAVELVASTLTVLNRSEVPPFPMDERIANEDLRLTHRFLDLRRPAMAANLRLRHRITKSIRDVLDTEGFWEIETPILSKSTPEGARDFLVPSRLTPGAFYALPQAPQQYKQLLMVGGVDKYFQIARCFRDEDLRADRQPEFTQVDIEASFVKAQDLQDLIEKMFQRIFRESRGVEIPVPFPRMTYADAMNRYGSDKPDTRFGMEIVDVGDIFAQSQFKVFRGALDSGGVVKAMNAKGFASITTGQIEELTELAKSAGAKGLAFIKVENGEWKSPIVKFFSEEEKAALSIRLDMQEGDLVLFGADAWETACTVLGRVRLRVAEVQKLTSDPNQLNFLWVVDFPMLAFNAEENKWNAVHHPFTRPKAEDRDLLKDPSKLGEIRAEAYDIVLNGVEIGGGSIRIHEGDLQAETFSVLGINDVEQEELFGHLLRAFRHGAPPHGGIALGLDRLVALIAGEESIREVIAFPKNNRGAELLTGSPAPAEMKQLRELHISSTVKPKVAGVSGAPNAGAIVPPSA, encoded by the coding sequence ATGCACTACCGTGACTGCCTCTGTGGCGCCCTGCGCCCTTCCGATATTGGACGCGATCTTACCCTGAGTGGTTGGGTCGCTTCACGCCGCGACCATGGAGGCGTTATCTTCATCGACCTACGCGATCGCGACGGCATCACCCAGGTGGTCTTCCGGCCCGAGGTCCACGCGGAGGCTGCCGCAGCTGCACACAGTCTTCGTTCCGAGGATGTGATCACTGTCACGGGCCATGTTACTGCCCGTCTGGCCGGCACCGAGAATCCAAAGCTCCCGACCGGTGCTGTGGAACTGGTCGCCAGCACCCTCACTGTGTTGAACCGCTCAGAGGTCCCTCCCTTCCCGATGGATGAGCGCATCGCAAACGAGGATCTGCGCCTGACCCATCGCTTCCTTGACCTGCGCCGTCCGGCGATGGCGGCGAACCTCCGCCTCCGTCATCGTATCACCAAGTCGATCCGCGATGTCCTCGATACGGAGGGCTTCTGGGAGATCGAGACGCCGATTCTCTCCAAGAGCACCCCGGAAGGAGCTCGCGACTTCCTTGTTCCCTCGCGGCTAACGCCCGGAGCCTTCTATGCGCTGCCGCAGGCTCCCCAGCAGTACAAACAGCTTCTGATGGTTGGAGGCGTCGACAAGTACTTCCAGATCGCACGCTGCTTCCGCGACGAGGATCTGCGTGCTGACCGCCAACCAGAGTTCACCCAGGTCGATATCGAGGCCTCCTTCGTGAAAGCGCAGGATCTTCAGGATCTCATTGAGAAAATGTTCCAGCGGATCTTCCGTGAGTCGCGAGGAGTAGAGATTCCCGTGCCTTTTCCCCGCATGACCTATGCCGACGCGATGAACCGCTATGGCAGTGACAAGCCCGACACCCGCTTCGGCATGGAGATCGTGGATGTCGGAGACATTTTCGCCCAGAGCCAGTTCAAGGTCTTCCGGGGTGCCCTCGATTCCGGTGGTGTCGTGAAGGCGATGAATGCCAAGGGGTTCGCCAGCATCACCACCGGCCAGATTGAGGAGCTCACCGAGCTGGCCAAGTCAGCCGGAGCGAAGGGTCTCGCCTTCATCAAGGTCGAGAATGGTGAGTGGAAGTCCCCGATCGTAAAATTCTTCAGCGAGGAGGAGAAAGCCGCTCTTTCCATCCGTCTCGACATGCAGGAAGGGGATCTTGTCCTCTTCGGCGCCGACGCATGGGAGACTGCCTGTACTGTACTCGGGCGTGTCCGCCTGCGAGTAGCCGAAGTCCAGAAGCTCACAAGTGATCCTAATCAACTCAACTTCCTCTGGGTCGTCGACTTCCCGATGCTCGCCTTCAATGCCGAGGAGAACAAGTGGAACGCCGTCCACCATCCCTTCACACGTCCCAAGGCCGAGGATCGCGACCTGCTCAAGGATCCCTCGAAGCTCGGAGAGATCCGTGCCGAGGCCTATGATATCGTGCTCAATGGGGTTGAGATCGGCGGCGGAAGTATTCGTATCCATGAGGGAGATCTCCAGGCAGAGACCTTCTCCGTACTCGGTATCAATGATGTGGAGCAAGAGGAGCTCTTTGGCCATCTCCTGCGTGCCTTCCGCCATGGAGCGCCTCCGCATGGTGGCATCGCGCTCGGTCTGGATCGCCTTGTGGCACTCATCGCGGGTGAAGAATCGATCCGCGAAGTCATCGCCTTCCCGAAGAACAACCGCGGCGCCGAACTCCTCACCGGATCGCCGGCTCCCGCCGAGATGAAGCAGCTCCGCGAGCTCCATATCTCTTCGACAGTGAAGCCAAAGGTGGCCGGTGTTTCTGGAGCACCTAACGCAGGCGCTATCGTTCCTCCCTCAGCCTAA
- a CDS encoding type IV secretion system DNA-binding domain-containing protein, translating to MNLADLIIFSLSIVGAIAGHFLLIAPYSWLVVSLCALFGAWSLFGESHAGNVVVRLGGLSWSMEDFVRGWLITGRTGSGKTQSGINTITFQIFQNVKNWGGICLDQKGLYWDILVRMSAHFGRSEDLILLQTRPDGESVLWRSPYSINLTGNPDVPASTYAKVIVDTALSLSGGRGGNPFFPIRAQLAIQTAFEILRHLESYVTIPNIHRLLLNATDANKTLAILEKRSDQRSRELMASLKSYLDQPPEQLGGVQGTLSTYLEFFLNPEIAEVFCAEDPTFSVSEIDRGKIVCLAMPQKFQTERLYINTILKLSYYFHALSRFDKTAEEREKDNLLILFADEGQEIITGAESAFADHRAAGVIREARATIVLATQAYTSLLGSLDKRYADVLMLNLSNELIFTVANHDSAQIASKSIGEREITEKSWGWSAGKRSYNYQTRIKPWLEAFRLRKLPRFTAIVCHCEKPYRKRLLPPITPEGSYPTWFTQLRPDYALRQWFQRLTS from the coding sequence ATGAACCTTGCTGACCTGATCATCTTTTCCCTCAGCATCGTCGGGGCTATCGCAGGACACTTCCTGCTCATTGCTCCCTACTCGTGGCTGGTCGTCTCCCTCTGCGCTCTCTTCGGAGCATGGAGCCTCTTTGGGGAATCCCATGCTGGGAATGTGGTGGTCCGGTTGGGTGGACTCTCCTGGTCGATGGAGGATTTTGTCCGGGGATGGCTCATCACAGGAAGAACCGGATCGGGAAAAACCCAGTCCGGAATCAACACCATCACCTTCCAGATCTTCCAGAACGTGAAGAACTGGGGCGGCATCTGCCTCGATCAGAAAGGGCTCTACTGGGATATCCTTGTCCGGATGTCCGCCCACTTCGGGAGGAGTGAGGATCTGATCCTTCTGCAAACTCGTCCTGATGGTGAAAGCGTCCTTTGGAGGTCTCCCTACAGCATCAATCTCACGGGTAATCCCGATGTCCCGGCTTCCACCTATGCCAAGGTCATCGTCGATACGGCTCTTTCTCTAAGCGGGGGACGTGGAGGCAACCCTTTCTTCCCGATTCGTGCTCAGTTGGCCATCCAGACCGCCTTCGAGATCCTCAGACATTTAGAGAGTTATGTGACCATCCCGAACATCCACCGACTCCTGCTCAATGCCACCGATGCCAACAAGACTTTGGCTATACTGGAGAAGCGGAGTGATCAGCGATCCCGGGAATTGATGGCCTCCTTAAAGAGCTACCTTGATCAGCCTCCTGAGCAATTGGGAGGAGTTCAGGGAACACTCAGCACCTATTTGGAGTTCTTCCTCAACCCCGAGATTGCCGAAGTCTTCTGTGCGGAGGATCCGACCTTTTCAGTCTCGGAGATCGACCGGGGCAAGATCGTCTGCCTTGCAATGCCTCAGAAGTTCCAGACCGAGCGCCTCTACATCAATACGATCCTGAAGCTCTCCTACTACTTCCATGCGCTCAGCCGCTTCGACAAGACGGCTGAGGAGCGGGAGAAAGATAACCTTCTGATTCTCTTTGCTGACGAGGGACAGGAGATCATCACCGGGGCCGAGTCGGCCTTTGCCGATCACCGAGCGGCAGGTGTCATCCGTGAGGCTAGGGCCACTATTGTCTTGGCTACCCAAGCCTACACCTCGCTACTTGGATCGCTCGATAAGCGCTATGCCGATGTCCTGATGCTGAACCTCAGTAACGAGTTAATTTTCACGGTGGCAAACCATGATTCCGCCCAGATTGCTTCCAAGAGTATCGGAGAGAGGGAGATCACTGAAAAATCCTGGGGGTGGTCCGCAGGGAAGCGTTCCTACAACTACCAGACCCGGATCAAGCCATGGCTGGAAGCCTTCCGGTTGAGAAAGCTTCCGCGCTTTACGGCGATTGTTTGCCACTGCGAGAAGCCTTACAGGAAGCGGCTCCTGCCTCCCATCACTCCTGAGGGCAGCTACCCCACTTGGTTCACCCAGTTGCGGCCAGACTATGCCCTGCGCCAGTGGTTCCAGCGTCTGACTTCTTGA
- a CDS encoding ApaG domain yields the protein MQPQLLPGFEATVDRVIYAPELPAPPDQPHPFVYYITIHNRSDQTIMVKGRKWVVRSEDGHVTAFEGDGVVGCFPRLEPGEHFSYNSYHTTAGRSLAEGSYLAMTEEGNAVVARIPAFELVPPGE from the coding sequence ATGCAGCCTCAGCTCCTCCCGGGTTTCGAGGCGACAGTTGATCGGGTCATTTATGCCCCCGAGCTTCCGGCACCACCTGATCAACCGCATCCCTTTGTCTACTACATTACGATTCACAACCGGAGCGACCAGACCATCATGGTGAAGGGGCGCAAGTGGGTCGTTCGCAGCGAGGATGGTCATGTCACGGCCTTCGAGGGAGACGGTGTGGTTGGTTGCTTTCCACGACTCGAGCCGGGCGAACATTTTTCGTACAATAGCTACCATACCACGGCGGGTCGCTCCTTGGCTGAGGGATCCTATCTGGCAATGACGGAAGAAGGAAATGCGGTCGTGGCAAGGATCCCTGCCTTCGAACTCGTCCCACCCGGGGAATAA
- a CDS encoding ATP phosphoribosyltransferase regulatory subunit, with amino-acid sequence MKPLPGFRDLFPEDFARRNYLVGKWREAARRYGFVEFDGPTLESAELYRKKNSGGEILGQLYEFIDKGERAVALRPEVTPTLARMIAARHRDFPKPMRWFNVGTCFRYERQQRGRLREFLQFNCDLVGDATSAADAEVISLLIDLLRSFGLGPEDFAIRLSDRSAWHDFMTLHGVEKERAGEFLTIVDRMEKMPPEKTEELLAPFGVTSATLQEFIARAEIPVLAPLLADLEARGLRDYVRPDLGVVRGLAYYTGVVFEAFALRAGLRAIAGGGRYDRLLADLSDGSADLPAVGFGVGDAVLLELLNECPAAKAQEEAALKADAPVQIYLVIADETHRSNALFLAQQLRSEGWRVGFPLVQEKVGKQFGSAETLGASHAVVIGAEWPEVKVKRLSDRMEQELDHATLGVWLSEEEGRNLKLET; translated from the coding sequence ATGAAACCTCTTCCCGGCTTCCGAGACCTCTTTCCTGAGGATTTTGCGCGTCGGAACTATCTGGTAGGCAAATGGCGTGAGGCAGCCCGCCGGTACGGATTCGTCGAGTTCGATGGTCCGACACTGGAATCGGCCGAGCTCTATCGGAAGAAAAACAGCGGCGGCGAGATCCTGGGACAGCTGTATGAGTTCATTGACAAGGGGGAACGCGCCGTGGCCCTTCGCCCCGAGGTGACGCCGACCCTGGCCCGGATGATCGCGGCGCGGCACCGTGATTTTCCAAAGCCGATGCGATGGTTCAATGTCGGCACCTGCTTTCGCTACGAGCGTCAGCAGCGGGGGCGCCTGCGAGAGTTCCTTCAGTTCAACTGCGACCTTGTGGGAGACGCCACTTCCGCGGCCGACGCCGAAGTGATTTCCCTGCTTATCGATTTGCTCCGTTCCTTCGGTCTGGGACCTGAGGATTTTGCCATCCGTCTGAGCGACCGCTCCGCATGGCATGATTTCATGACCCTGCATGGAGTGGAGAAGGAAAGGGCCGGTGAGTTCCTAACTATCGTCGACCGGATGGAAAAGATGCCCCCCGAGAAGACCGAGGAACTGCTTGCTCCCTTCGGCGTCACGTCGGCCACTCTGCAGGAGTTCATTGCCCGCGCAGAGATCCCTGTGCTGGCTCCCCTGTTGGCCGATCTGGAAGCCCGCGGGCTACGAGACTATGTGCGCCCTGACCTCGGGGTGGTGCGCGGACTCGCCTACTATACGGGAGTCGTCTTTGAAGCCTTCGCGCTACGGGCCGGGCTGCGCGCTATCGCCGGCGGTGGCCGCTACGACCGCCTGCTTGCGGATCTAAGCGACGGATCGGCCGATCTGCCGGCCGTGGGGTTCGGCGTCGGAGATGCCGTCCTGCTGGAGCTTCTCAACGAATGCCCTGCCGCCAAGGCGCAGGAGGAAGCGGCTCTCAAAGCCGATGCGCCGGTCCAAATCTATCTCGTGATCGCCGACGAGACCCATCGCTCCAACGCTCTGTTCCTGGCCCAACAACTACGCAGCGAGGGTTGGCGGGTCGGTTTCCCGCTGGTCCAGGAAAAAGTCGGCAAGCAGTTTGGATCGGCCGAGACCCTTGGCGCTTCCCATGCCGTCGTGATCGGTGCCGAATGGCCTGAGGTCAAGGTGAAGCGCCTCTCCGACCGCATGGAGCAGGAGCTCGATCATGCAACTCTTGGCGTCTGGCTAAGCGAAGAGGAAGGTCGAAACCTGAAACTTGAAACCTGA